Proteins encoded within one genomic window of Brenneria nigrifluens DSM 30175 = ATCC 13028:
- a CDS encoding DUF3892 domain-containing protein, whose amino-acid sequence MESKQHTFYVSDSNGNRADVGVVDPGNGRKKYIRTYADGKWNNNLLSLPLC is encoded by the coding sequence ATAGAAAGTAAACAACACACTTTCTATGTTTCTGACAGTAATGGTAATCGCGCAGACGTAGGTGTAGTTGATCCCGGAAACGGTAGGAAAAAATATATACGAACGTATGCAGATGGAAAGTGGAATAATAATTTGCTCTCTTTACCACTTTGTTAA